A section of the Ruania halotolerans genome encodes:
- a CDS encoding SMP-30/gluconolactonase/LRE family protein yields MVEPFTESGAELRRLYTGSVWAEGPVWLPGPSAQGRVRWSDIPNNRILEHEVAAGRTRVYAKDAEYTNGRTLDRGGAVVQCSHGRRAVERDNPDSDASAPITLVDSWQGHRLNSPNDVVVASDGAIWFTDPPYGILSNKEGREAPQEYDGCYVFRLDEATGEVAAVITDMIYPNGLAFSPDESILYVSDTGDEAGHIRAYDVQRPDGGPPQCVNPRLFATVRPGAPDGFRVDTEGRIWTSAGDGVQIYSPSGDHLGLIEVPEKVSNVCFGGDDGHDLFITATTSLYTIRVTATEAPRPTV; encoded by the coding sequence ATGGTCGAACCTTTCACTGAGTCCGGCGCCGAACTGCGCCGCCTGTACACCGGCAGTGTCTGGGCCGAGGGCCCCGTCTGGCTCCCCGGTCCGAGCGCGCAGGGCCGGGTCCGCTGGAGCGACATCCCGAACAACCGGATCCTCGAGCACGAGGTGGCCGCGGGCCGCACCCGCGTCTACGCCAAGGACGCCGAGTACACGAACGGCCGCACGCTCGACCGGGGCGGCGCCGTCGTGCAGTGCTCGCACGGGCGGCGGGCCGTGGAACGGGACAATCCCGACAGTGATGCGTCGGCTCCGATCACACTCGTGGATTCCTGGCAGGGCCACCGCCTCAACTCCCCGAACGATGTGGTGGTCGCCTCCGACGGCGCGATCTGGTTCACTGACCCGCCATACGGGATCCTCTCGAATAAGGAGGGTCGCGAGGCACCGCAGGAGTACGACGGCTGCTACGTCTTCCGGCTGGACGAAGCCACCGGCGAGGTGGCCGCCGTGATCACCGACATGATCTACCCGAACGGGCTCGCCTTCTCCCCGGATGAGTCAATCCTCTATGTCTCCGACACCGGTGATGAGGCCGGGCACATCCGTGCCTATGACGTGCAGCGTCCCGACGGCGGCCCGCCCCAATGCGTGAACCCTCGCCTGTTCGCCACGGTCCGCCCGGGCGCCCCGGACGGGTTCCGGGTGGATACCGAGGGCCGGATCTGGACGTCCGCCGGGGACGGGGTGCAGATCTACTCGCCCTCCGGTGATCACCTGGGGCTCATCGAGGTGCCGGAGAAGGTCTCGAACGTGTGCTTCGGCGGCGACGACGGCCACGACCTGTTCATCACAGCCACCACCAGCCTGTACACGATCCGCGTCACGGCCACTGAGGCTCCCCGCCCCACTGTGTGA
- a CDS encoding cysteine hydrolase family protein yields the protein MTLATTSAAMRNSWGLTADAVDLRRPARPENPLTLAAQPQRLTLDLARTAVVVVDMQNDFCHPNGWLSGIGVDISGARAPIEPLAALLPELRAVDVPVVWVNWGNRPDQANLPPGVRHVYDGDGTGGGIGSTIRSGTPVLTSGAWAAAVVDELTIDAGDVRVDKYRMSGFPDTPLDSILRNLRVDTLLLAGVNADQCVLATLMDAANLGYDVVMLEDAVGTTSPQFCMQATVYNVRQCFGFTALGSDLTVALREQS from the coding sequence ATGACCCTCGCCACGACATCCGCCGCCATGCGCAATAGCTGGGGGCTGACCGCCGATGCGGTAGACCTGCGCCGTCCCGCGCGCCCCGAGAATCCCCTCACCCTGGCGGCCCAGCCACAACGACTCACCCTGGACCTGGCGCGGACCGCCGTGGTGGTGGTGGACATGCAGAACGACTTCTGCCACCCGAACGGATGGTTGTCCGGGATCGGCGTGGATATCAGCGGTGCACGAGCACCGATCGAGCCGCTCGCCGCGCTACTTCCGGAGCTGCGCGCCGTGGACGTGCCGGTGGTCTGGGTGAACTGGGGCAACCGGCCCGACCAAGCGAACCTTCCGCCGGGAGTGCGCCACGTCTACGACGGCGATGGCACAGGGGGTGGCATCGGCTCCACCATCCGCTCCGGAACTCCGGTGCTGACCTCGGGGGCCTGGGCCGCGGCCGTCGTGGACGAACTGACCATCGACGCCGGCGATGTGCGGGTGGACAAGTACCGGATGAGCGGGTTCCCGGACACTCCGCTGGACTCGATCCTGCGGAACCTGCGGGTGGACACGCTGCTGCTGGCGGGAGTGAACGCCGATCAATGCGTGCTCGCCACCCTGATGGACGCCGCGAATCTGGGGTATGACGTGGTGATGCTGGAGGACGCCGTTGGCACCACGAGTCCTCAGTTCTGCATGCAGGCGACCGTGTACAACGTGCGGCAGTGCTTCGGGTTCACCGCATTGGGTTCGGACCTGACGGTGGCGCTGCGGGAGCAGTCGTGA
- a CDS encoding HNH endonuclease signature motif containing protein, producing the protein MHPNEAGGAPEVGGGVRGGAAAPDVDAVSLSERVRAARGADQVSAGWSFEASWSQAAAVVADAGADAELLELLEQESDGPTTPDEGLLVELVAATDRILNHASALQARFVADLMERRRGSAGASRTADELAARLATTGYSAEVLVGRAEALATAPDVAHALDRGVLTPRKADLITDATEGLELPQARAVQEHAVAYAEHHTAPQLRRELEAAVLAVDPAGAEREHEKAYARRRVIREPARHGMEWVSALLSAEAAASAYTVIDGLAADCAADDDRTIDQRRADVLAHVFKEILATGATAGGTRLPDRHGRRPIVRVSVTEAVLAGDDESPAVLHGYGPISAATARRLAAASTSELAGVGERVSGAPGGGERVPASPGGGERGSGSPGSGVSTSGLLGRTVPGGALSTEEPFVVDGRTRGYGSHARHTGHGGRSGGSSGEGALFDPMNEVLPARRPPGVPDGTDAEVLIEWVHRRQVCLGLGLGTGRTRGTGGTDGTGSGGGGGGGSGSGGGGSGSGSGGGGGSGSGSGGGGGSGGGAGGSGGDRGDPCAVVADELALVACDSYAPSRRLRDLITERDQTCRFPGCLVPAWRCQLDHIVSFDPELPAWAQTVETNLHLLCRRHHQVKTERVFEVERDARTGVTTWRTRTGHVYTRLPERLDLTAFTAQLRRNAATVWTGEMADDVLWQDELPEPVTPPRLSLLNERDVLLEPEVLLELDVLDRDILEEIRNPPGKAA; encoded by the coding sequence ATGCATCCCAACGAGGCCGGCGGCGCACCCGAGGTGGGTGGTGGTGTCCGGGGCGGGGCAGCTGCTCCGGACGTCGATGCTGTCTCGTTGAGCGAGCGGGTGCGTGCCGCGCGGGGTGCGGATCAGGTGTCGGCAGGGTGGTCGTTCGAGGCGTCGTGGTCGCAGGCGGCAGCGGTAGTGGCGGACGCCGGCGCGGATGCCGAGTTGCTCGAGCTTCTGGAGCAGGAGAGCGACGGCCCGACGACTCCGGATGAAGGGCTGCTGGTGGAGTTGGTCGCGGCCACGGATCGGATCCTCAACCATGCGTCAGCGCTGCAGGCCAGGTTCGTCGCGGACCTGATGGAGCGGCGGCGTGGCTCGGCGGGAGCGTCGCGCACCGCGGACGAGCTCGCTGCCCGGCTCGCCACGACGGGGTATTCGGCAGAGGTGCTGGTGGGGCGGGCGGAGGCTTTGGCGACTGCACCGGATGTGGCACACGCCCTGGATCGCGGTGTTCTGACACCCCGGAAGGCGGATCTGATCACTGACGCCACCGAAGGGCTGGAGCTGCCTCAGGCTCGTGCGGTGCAGGAGCACGCGGTGGCGTATGCGGAGCATCACACGGCGCCGCAGTTGCGGCGCGAGCTGGAGGCGGCGGTGCTGGCGGTGGACCCGGCCGGTGCGGAGCGCGAACACGAGAAGGCTTATGCGCGGCGACGGGTGATACGTGAGCCTGCTCGGCATGGGATGGAGTGGGTGAGCGCTCTCCTCAGTGCAGAGGCTGCTGCCAGTGCGTACACCGTGATCGATGGGTTGGCGGCGGATTGTGCGGCTGATGATGACCGGACGATCGATCAGCGTCGGGCAGATGTACTCGCGCACGTGTTCAAGGAGATTCTGGCGACGGGGGCGACCGCGGGTGGTACGCGGTTACCCGATCGGCACGGTCGGCGCCCGATCGTGCGGGTGTCGGTGACTGAGGCAGTGCTCGCTGGGGATGACGAGAGCCCGGCGGTGTTGCATGGGTACGGCCCGATCTCGGCTGCGACTGCGCGGCGCCTGGCGGCAGCGTCGACGAGTGAGCTGGCCGGTGTCGGCGAGAGAGTTTCTGGCGCGCCAGGTGGTGGGGAGAGAGTTCCTGCCTCGCCGGGTGGTGGGGAGCGAGGTTCTGGCTCGCCAGGAAGCGGTGTATCTACCTCTGGGCTGCTGGGCAGGACTGTGCCCGGTGGTGCGTTGTCGACGGAGGAGCCGTTCGTCGTGGACGGACGCACTCGTGGCTACGGCAGCCACGCTCGACATACGGGCCACGGCGGACGTAGTGGCGGTTCGAGTGGCGAGGGGGCGCTGTTCGATCCGATGAATGAGGTGTTGCCAGCTCGCCGGCCTCCGGGTGTTCCCGATGGTACGGATGCGGAGGTGCTGATCGAGTGGGTGCATCGGCGCCAGGTGTGCCTGGGCCTGGGCCTGGGCACTGGACGCACTCGCGGCACTGGCGGCACTGATGGCACAGGTTCTGGCGGCGGCGGCGGCGGCGGCAGCGGCAGCGGTGGTGGTGGCAGTGGCAGCGGCAGCGGCGGCGGTGGTGGCAGTGGCAGCGGCAGCGGCGGCGGTGGTGGCAGTGGTGGTGGCGCAGGTGGCAGTGGTGGTGATCGCGGGGATCCATGCGCCGTGGTGGCTGATGAACTCGCCCTGGTGGCGTGTGACTCGTATGCGCCCTCGCGGCGGTTGCGGGATCTGATCACCGAGCGGGATCAGACCTGTCGGTTTCCTGGGTGCCTGGTGCCCGCGTGGCGCTGCCAGCTCGATCACATCGTCTCCTTCGACCCGGAATTGCCGGCGTGGGCGCAGACGGTGGAGACGAATCTGCACCTGCTGTGCCGCCGGCATCATCAGGTCAAGACCGAGCGCGTCTTCGAAGTGGAGCGGGACGCGCGGACCGGTGTCACCACGTGGCGCACCCGTACCGGGCACGTCTATACCCGACTCCCCGAACGACTCGACCTGACCGCGTTCACCGCGCAGTTGCGCCGGAATGCTGCCACCGTGTGGACCGGGGAAATGGCCGACGATGTGCTGTGGCAGGACGAATTGCCCGAACCGGTGACGCCCCCGCGGCTGAGCCTGCTCAATGAACGCGACGTCCTCCTCGAACCCGAGGTCCTCCTCGAGCTCGACGTCCTCGACCGCGACATCCTCGAAGAGATTCGCAACCCGCCCGGGAAGGCTGCATAG
- the recC gene encoding exodeoxyribonuclease V subunit gamma — protein MLHIHRSERTDALVAPLAEVLAEPPEDPFTPDVVAVPTRGIERWLAQRLSHHLGVPDGAGQAGVCANVRFDSPGRLVQAVLGAATGIDPDEDPWRSARLVWPVLETVDACLDEDWAAPLARYVGGGPGTPDGLNSVRQNGGGNVDTVRRSRRVALAQRIARSFSAYAHQRPDLVTAWLEGSDTDGYGAPVPDDLIWQPALWRRVREHLGSPSPAETLTAALTVLEADPGRVDLPDRLSVFGPTRLPEDQLRVLRGLAAHREVHLWLPHPSPVVWDAVAGMPLPGVRRADQEPAARHPLLISMGSDATELQHRVRQGPSMAYHHPAPEPPATLLGRLQRSLREDQPEPETRPIGEDDRSVQVHSCHGRARQVEVLREVLTGLFAADPSLEPRDVVVMCPDVDTFAPLITATFGAAAEGSTDVHPGQQLRVSLADRGARSTNPVLAVVETLLRLADSRVSAPDVLDLAASTPVRRRFRLSEDDLNRWRTWAVEVGVHWGEDGTRRARYGIDPSVRQGTWDAALDRVLLGVAMAEEDSRYVGAALPVDDVGSTDVDVAGRFAELLGRLTHLLARLDGAHSLHHWLDTLEDAVTLLTEPEEPWQTIHARRVLAGVRESGAVQGSSADESALLLADVRALLADRLAGRPTRSGFRTGALTVCSLEPMRAVPHRVVCLLGMDDGAFPRSPTPSGDDLLARDPGLGERDLRSEDRQIFLDAITAAGEHLVVVHTGADERNGAPRPPAVPVAELVDALDRIATAPGGGGPVRERVVTRHPLQTVDERAFIPGALGAPGPFSFDVAAFRGARAGRGERITPGVLVTEPLPIPDGGTSVAGEAGPASGRGDAGLSTVDRPVLDLDELVELLEHPAKWFVRRRLGVLLLRDEDDVDERLPLSAGPLDSWAAGDRILTAVLAGAEPRQAFQAEWRRGKMPPRQLGNAALLEVMERIRPIHAMATEAARVGSAVGTDVLAEAGSVLVAGTVPGVHGDRVVRAEYSKLGAKHRLRAWVQVLALAVTEPDRAWHTVTIGRGESTRYGEDAPAATASHLRPPADPRAVLADLVALHAEASRMPLPIPPKAAQRYASARSRGASADSALEQVRRNWRFDYQGDDAFHLLCFGESASVEQVAGTPSEQDRTRFPEETTRLGALSRRVWDPLLASEEQTTS, from the coding sequence GTGCTGCACATCCACCGCTCCGAGCGCACTGACGCGCTGGTGGCGCCGCTTGCCGAGGTGCTTGCCGAGCCCCCGGAGGACCCGTTCACCCCGGATGTGGTGGCCGTTCCCACGCGCGGGATCGAACGGTGGTTGGCGCAGCGTCTGTCGCACCATCTCGGAGTTCCCGACGGCGCAGGTCAGGCAGGCGTGTGCGCGAACGTCCGGTTCGACTCACCCGGGCGGCTGGTGCAGGCCGTGCTCGGGGCCGCCACCGGAATCGACCCGGACGAGGACCCGTGGCGCTCGGCCCGGCTGGTGTGGCCGGTGCTGGAGACGGTCGACGCTTGTCTGGATGAGGACTGGGCTGCTCCCCTGGCCCGGTACGTCGGCGGGGGGCCCGGCACACCCGACGGGCTGAACAGTGTGCGCCAGAACGGTGGCGGGAATGTCGATACCGTTCGCCGGTCCCGGCGGGTGGCGCTGGCTCAGCGGATCGCCAGATCGTTCTCCGCCTACGCCCACCAGCGCCCGGACCTCGTGACGGCATGGCTCGAGGGGAGTGACACCGACGGCTACGGTGCCCCCGTCCCGGACGACCTCATTTGGCAGCCGGCCCTGTGGCGGCGGGTGCGCGAGCACCTCGGCTCCCCGAGTCCGGCCGAGACCTTGACCGCGGCGCTGACGGTGCTCGAGGCCGACCCCGGCCGGGTGGACCTGCCCGACCGGCTCTCGGTGTTCGGCCCCACCCGTCTGCCGGAAGACCAACTCCGGGTGCTCCGCGGCCTCGCCGCGCACCGGGAGGTTCACCTCTGGCTGCCGCACCCCTCCCCGGTGGTGTGGGACGCCGTCGCCGGCATGCCGCTGCCCGGGGTTCGCCGGGCGGACCAGGAACCGGCGGCCCGGCATCCGTTGCTCATCTCGATGGGCAGCGATGCCACCGAGTTGCAGCACCGGGTGAGGCAGGGACCGTCCATGGCGTACCACCATCCGGCACCGGAGCCCCCGGCCACGCTGCTGGGGCGGTTGCAGCGCTCGCTGCGCGAGGACCAGCCGGAACCGGAGACTCGTCCCATCGGCGAGGATGACCGCAGCGTGCAGGTGCACAGTTGCCACGGCCGGGCACGCCAGGTGGAGGTGCTCCGCGAAGTCCTCACCGGTTTGTTCGCCGCCGATCCGAGCCTCGAGCCCCGGGACGTGGTGGTGATGTGCCCGGATGTGGACACCTTCGCCCCGCTGATCACGGCAACGTTCGGCGCCGCGGCCGAGGGCAGCACCGACGTCCATCCGGGTCAGCAGTTGCGGGTCAGCCTCGCCGACCGCGGGGCACGCAGCACGAACCCGGTGCTCGCCGTGGTGGAGACACTGCTACGGCTCGCAGACAGCCGCGTGAGCGCCCCGGACGTGCTGGATCTGGCGGCATCGACCCCGGTACGGCGCCGGTTCCGGCTGTCTGAGGACGATCTGAATCGTTGGCGCACCTGGGCCGTCGAGGTGGGGGTGCATTGGGGCGAGGACGGCACCCGTCGCGCCCGGTACGGTATCGACCCCTCGGTCCGGCAAGGCACCTGGGATGCTGCCTTGGATCGCGTGCTGCTCGGGGTGGCGATGGCGGAGGAGGACTCGCGTTACGTGGGGGCGGCGCTGCCGGTGGACGATGTCGGCTCCACCGATGTGGACGTCGCCGGCCGGTTCGCCGAGTTGCTCGGCCGGCTCACCCATCTCCTGGCCAGGCTCGATGGTGCGCACTCGCTGCACCACTGGTTGGACACGCTCGAGGACGCTGTGACCCTGCTGACCGAACCGGAGGAGCCGTGGCAGACGATCCACGCGCGCCGGGTCCTCGCCGGGGTGCGGGAATCGGGAGCGGTGCAGGGATCGAGCGCCGACGAGTCGGCATTGCTGCTGGCCGACGTGCGCGCGCTGCTCGCCGATCGCCTGGCAGGCCGTCCCACCCGCTCGGGCTTTCGAACGGGGGCGCTGACGGTGTGCTCGCTGGAGCCGATGCGGGCCGTCCCGCACCGCGTGGTGTGCCTGCTGGGGATGGATGACGGTGCCTTCCCCCGCTCCCCCACGCCGAGCGGGGACGATCTGCTGGCCCGGGACCCCGGCCTGGGCGAGCGTGACCTGCGCAGCGAGGACCGGCAGATCTTCCTGGATGCGATCACCGCCGCCGGCGAGCACTTGGTGGTAGTGCACACCGGCGCCGACGAACGCAACGGCGCACCCAGACCGCCCGCGGTGCCGGTGGCCGAACTGGTGGATGCGCTGGACCGGATCGCGACCGCACCGGGCGGCGGCGGGCCGGTCCGCGAGCGGGTGGTGACCCGCCATCCGCTCCAGACAGTGGACGAGCGCGCGTTCATCCCGGGGGCGCTCGGTGCACCGGGCCCGTTCAGTTTCGACGTGGCCGCGTTCCGCGGCGCCCGAGCCGGGCGAGGTGAGCGAATCACCCCGGGCGTCCTGGTCACCGAACCGTTACCGATTCCCGACGGCGGAACGTCCGTGGCGGGCGAGGCTGGCCCTGCTAGTGGCCGGGGCGATGCGGGCCTGAGCACGGTCGATCGTCCCGTGCTCGACTTGGACGAGCTGGTGGAACTGCTCGAGCATCCCGCCAAATGGTTCGTCCGGCGACGCCTGGGTGTGCTGTTGCTGCGCGACGAGGACGACGTGGACGAGCGCCTGCCACTGAGCGCGGGGCCGCTGGACTCCTGGGCAGCGGGGGACCGCATCCTCACTGCGGTGCTGGCAGGGGCGGAGCCGAGGCAGGCGTTCCAGGCGGAGTGGCGCCGCGGGAAGATGCCCCCGCGGCAGCTGGGGAACGCGGCCCTGCTGGAGGTGATGGAGCGGATTCGTCCGATCCACGCCATGGCCACCGAGGCGGCGCGCGTGGGCAGCGCTGTCGGGACGGACGTGCTGGCCGAGGCCGGATCCGTGCTCGTCGCCGGGACCGTGCCTGGCGTGCATGGCGATCGGGTGGTGCGGGCGGAGTACTCCAAGCTCGGGGCCAAGCATCGCCTGCGGGCATGGGTGCAGGTGCTGGCGTTGGCGGTGACCGAGCCGGACCGTGCCTGGCACACCGTGACCATCGGCCGAGGTGAGAGCACCAGGTACGGCGAGGACGCCCCGGCGGCGACGGCCAGCCACCTCCGCCCGCCGGCAGATCCGCGGGCGGTGCTCGCCGACCTGGTGGCGCTGCATGCCGAAGCGTCGCGGATGCCGCTGCCCATCCCACCGAAGGCGGCGCAGCGGTACGCGAGCGCCCGCTCGCGTGGCGCCAGCGCCGACTCCGCGCTGGAACAGGTGCGCCGGAATTGGCGGTTCGACTACCAGGGTGATGATGCCTTCCACCTCCTGTGCTTTGGGGAGAGTGCGAGCGTGGAGCAGGTGGCGGGGACGCCGTCGGAGCAGGACCGCACGCGCTTCCCGGAGGAGACCACACGACTGGGGGCGCTGTCCCGGCGGGTGTGGGATCCATTGCTCGCGAGCGAGGAGCAGACCACCTCATGA
- a CDS encoding pyridoxine/pyridoxamine 5'-phosphate oxidase, whose translation MPETLAAPPLPNLARWVAEADDAGLPLPSTMTLATADADGAPHARTVLVTQIDGMALRFHTSSPTTKSEDIAANPRVAAVFHWPSLGRQVILTGTARELPAEVSEAAYPTRPRQLQLVAWAYQDLAGSAPTPDLAVSNDAIRERFDAAAARDPLPRPAGWTTIELTPWQVDFWQAGTDDTPPVKTRFTADGPTAATHTGAAAEDATHDAWRRIDILP comes from the coding sequence ATGCCTGAGACTCTCGCCGCTCCGCCACTGCCGAACCTGGCCCGATGGGTGGCCGAGGCAGACGATGCCGGACTGCCGTTGCCCAGCACGATGACCTTGGCCACCGCCGATGCCGACGGCGCCCCGCACGCCCGCACAGTGCTGGTCACCCAGATCGACGGCATGGCGCTGCGGTTCCACACCTCCAGCCCGACGACGAAGTCCGAGGACATCGCCGCGAACCCGCGGGTGGCTGCGGTGTTCCACTGGCCCTCACTCGGCCGCCAGGTGATCCTGACGGGCACCGCACGCGAGCTCCCCGCCGAGGTCTCGGAGGCCGCCTACCCCACCCGGCCGCGGCAACTGCAGCTCGTTGCCTGGGCATATCAGGATCTGGCCGGGTCAGCACCAACGCCGGATCTCGCAGTCTCGAACGACGCTATCCGGGAGCGGTTCGATGCCGCCGCAGCCCGGGACCCCCTGCCCCGGCCGGCGGGGTGGACCACCATCGAACTCACTCCCTGGCAGGTGGACTTCTGGCAGGCGGGCACGGACGACACCCCGCCGGTGAAGACACGGTTCACGGCAGACGGCCCCACTGCTGCCACCCACACCGGGGCGGCTGCGGAGGACGCCACGCACGATGCGTGGCGTCGGATCGACATCCTCCCCTGA
- a CDS encoding helix-turn-helix domain-containing protein, translating into MTSTPSTRKRTPRKSRTEPQSDADVLLGAAIRTARKQRGMTLVQVGAASGLSHPFLSQLEHGRARPSMRSLFQIAEALGTTQQELLAAAQPPTDDLQRSSATPQVDATTGGARLLMQTKGGTGVTEFLGAPPAFEEFFRHTRHELLYVVSGSIDVEIVDADGTHRLVTLGPRDSIGYPGETEHRFRRHGAEPSIVLVIHTPDDPKPPIGS; encoded by the coding sequence ATGACCTCGACCCCCTCCACACGCAAGCGAACGCCACGGAAATCCCGTACCGAACCGCAGTCCGACGCCGATGTGCTGCTGGGTGCGGCGATCCGAACTGCCCGCAAGCAGCGCGGAATGACGCTGGTGCAAGTGGGCGCCGCGAGCGGGCTGTCGCACCCGTTCCTCTCCCAGCTTGAGCACGGCCGTGCTCGGCCGTCGATGCGGTCGCTGTTCCAGATCGCCGAGGCGCTCGGGACCACACAGCAGGAACTGCTCGCGGCGGCACAGCCGCCTACGGACGACCTGCAGCGCAGCTCGGCCACACCGCAGGTTGATGCGACCACCGGAGGTGCACGGCTGCTCATGCAGACGAAGGGCGGCACCGGCGTGACCGAGTTCCTCGGCGCTCCGCCCGCGTTCGAGGAGTTCTTTCGGCACACCCGGCACGAACTGCTCTATGTGGTCAGCGGTTCGATCGATGTGGAGATCGTTGATGCCGACGGCACCCACCGCCTGGTCACGCTCGGCCCACGCGATTCGATCGGCTACCCAGGGGAGACCGAGCACCGATTCCGCCGGCACGGCGCCGAGCCCAGCATCGTGCTGGTGATTCACACCCCAGACGACCCGAAACCACCGATCGGATCCTGA
- a CDS encoding AtzH-like domain-containing protein, with translation MSTTTTASPATTQTPDGWPDTALRTAFWAYERALMSDDVPALDALFAPGAETLRSDADATTVGHAHIAAFRAGRGGAPARHLLRVHVRDLGDHALVVAENERIAGGTGVQTQVWQRGGRGWQVIAAHVSGAPETPRVTDPAALTDPTIWRVAPGTKPLAEGTPGGPLAGASVAVKDLFAVGGHRIGAGTPAWLETAPVQPDHAGAVTLLLEAGADVIGLAHTDELAFSLAGTNSHYGTPPNAAAPGHITGGSTSGPAAAVAAGVATIGLGTDTAGSIRVPAAYCGLYGLRTTHDAVPRDGLVGLATSFDTAGLLTRDLDMLRTAARALVPPAPAALTAVAVAPALFDLADEETRLATLAAVRALDHPVHTAAIDPDALDTWFAAFRTVQQAEAWELHGDFVTAHADTLEPAVRERFRAGATTDPADVSAARRTLTDARDRLLDLLDGAALALPTTSAPAPRRDADATEIAHTRAGTLRLTCLASLAGLPQVSAPLPRVGPLPAGLGLIGPPGADLALLDLLENR, from the coding sequence GTGAGCACCACCACCACGGCGAGCCCCGCGACCACTCAGACCCCGGACGGGTGGCCCGATACCGCCTTGCGTACTGCCTTCTGGGCCTATGAGCGGGCGCTGATGTCCGATGACGTTCCGGCTCTGGACGCCCTGTTCGCACCCGGCGCCGAGACGCTGCGCTCGGATGCGGACGCCACCACCGTGGGCCACGCGCACATCGCCGCATTCCGCGCAGGCCGCGGCGGAGCACCGGCCCGACACCTACTCCGCGTGCACGTACGCGACCTCGGCGACCACGCCCTGGTAGTGGCCGAAAATGAGCGCATCGCGGGCGGCACCGGGGTGCAGACTCAGGTGTGGCAACGCGGTGGCCGCGGGTGGCAGGTGATCGCGGCACACGTCTCGGGGGCACCCGAGACACCCCGCGTTACAGATCCGGCAGCTCTGACCGACCCCACGATCTGGCGGGTGGCCCCAGGAACGAAACCCCTCGCCGAGGGCACACCCGGCGGACCACTGGCCGGGGCGAGCGTCGCCGTCAAGGACCTGTTCGCCGTCGGCGGCCACCGCATCGGGGCCGGCACGCCGGCCTGGCTGGAGACGGCACCCGTGCAACCTGACCACGCGGGCGCCGTCACGCTCCTGCTCGAGGCGGGGGCCGACGTCATCGGCCTGGCGCACACCGACGAGCTGGCGTTCTCCCTCGCCGGAACGAACTCCCACTACGGCACTCCCCCGAACGCCGCCGCCCCTGGCCACATCACCGGCGGCTCCACGAGCGGTCCCGCCGCCGCTGTGGCCGCCGGAGTGGCCACGATCGGGCTCGGCACCGACACCGCCGGCTCCATCCGGGTGCCGGCCGCCTACTGCGGCCTGTACGGCCTGCGCACCACCCACGACGCCGTCCCTCGCGATGGTCTCGTAGGGCTCGCCACATCCTTCGACACCGCGGGTCTGCTCACCCGGGATCTGGACATGTTACGGACGGCAGCACGTGCCCTGGTCCCACCGGCACCGGCGGCACTCACCGCCGTGGCGGTGGCCCCGGCGCTGTTCGACCTGGCCGACGAGGAGACCCGGCTGGCCACCCTCGCCGCGGTGCGCGCCCTCGATCACCCCGTCCACACCGCGGCGATCGACCCCGACGCACTCGACACTTGGTTCGCCGCGTTCCGGACGGTGCAGCAGGCCGAGGCGTGGGAGCTGCACGGCGACTTCGTGACCGCGCACGCCGACACCCTCGAACCGGCCGTGCGGGAGCGTTTCCGCGCCGGTGCCACCACCGACCCCGCAGACGTGAGCGCCGCGCGCCGCACGCTCACCGATGCGCGCGACCGACTTCTGGACCTGCTCGACGGCGCGGCCCTCGCCCTGCCCACGACATCGGCACCGGCTCCCCGCCGAGACGCCGACGCCACGGAGATCGCCCATACCCGGGCCGGGACGCTGCGGCTGACCTGCCTCGCCTCCCTCGCCGGACTGCCGCAGGTGAGTGCGCCGCTGCCACGTGTCGGTCCACTTCCGGCCGGGCTGGGCCTGATCGGTCCTCCCGGCGCCGACCTCGCCCTGCTCGACCTGCTGGAGAACCGATGA